A single Pantoea rwandensis DNA region contains:
- the aroG gene encoding 3-deoxy-7-phosphoheptulonate synthase AroG: MDYQNDDLRIREIKELLPPVALLEKFPATDKAAETVAQARQAIHRILHGQDDRLLVVIGPCSIHDTEAAKEYASRLLTLRDELKGELEVVMRVYFEKPRTTVGWKGLINDPFMDGSFQINDGLRLARKLLVDINDIGLPAAGEFLDMITPQYMADLMSWGAIGARTTESQVHRELSSGLSCPVGFKNGTDGTIKVAIDAIGAASAPHCFLSVTKFGHSAIVETSGNEDCHIILRGGKEPNYSAEHVAAVKTGLEKAGLRPQVMIDFSHANSSKQFQRQMVVADDVAQQIAGGEQAITGVMIESHLVEGNQSLDSGKELVFGQSVTDACIGWDDTEKALRQLAQAIKQRRG, translated from the coding sequence ATGGATTATCAGAACGACGATTTACGCATCAGAGAAATCAAAGAATTATTACCGCCTGTTGCTTTGCTCGAAAAATTCCCCGCTACCGATAAAGCCGCTGAAACTGTTGCGCAGGCACGTCAGGCGATTCACCGTATTCTGCACGGCCAGGACGATCGTCTGCTGGTGGTGATCGGTCCCTGCTCGATCCACGATACCGAAGCCGCTAAAGAGTACGCGAGCCGTCTGCTGACGCTGCGTGACGAGTTGAAAGGCGAGCTTGAAGTGGTGATGCGTGTCTATTTCGAAAAACCGCGCACGACCGTGGGTTGGAAAGGGCTGATCAACGATCCGTTTATGGATGGCAGTTTCCAGATCAACGATGGCCTGCGTCTGGCGCGTAAGCTGCTGGTGGACATCAACGACATCGGTTTGCCTGCGGCTGGCGAGTTCCTGGATATGATCACCCCACAATATATGGCGGATCTGATGAGCTGGGGCGCAATTGGTGCGCGTACCACCGAATCCCAGGTGCACCGTGAACTCTCTTCCGGTTTATCTTGCCCGGTCGGCTTCAAAAATGGCACGGATGGCACCATCAAAGTGGCCATCGACGCTATCGGTGCTGCCAGCGCGCCACACTGCTTCCTCTCCGTCACCAAATTCGGTCATTCGGCGATTGTCGAAACCAGCGGTAACGAAGATTGCCATATCATTCTGCGCGGCGGCAAAGAGCCGAACTACAGTGCAGAACACGTGGCAGCGGTGAAAACCGGTCTGGAGAAAGCGGGCTTGCGTCCGCAGGTGATGATCGACTTTAGCCATGCCAACAGCAGCAAGCAGTTCCAGCGTCAGATGGTCGTCGCTGATGATGTGGCGCAGCAGATCGCGGGCGGTGAGCAGGCGATTACCGGCGTGATGATCGAGAGTCATCTGGTGGAAGGGAATCAGAGCCTCGACAGCGGTAAAGAGCTGGTTTTCGGCCAGAGCGTAACCGATGCTTGTATTGGTTGGGACGATACCGAGAAAGCGTTGCGCCAACTGGCGCAGGCGATCAAACAGCGCCGCGGCTAA
- a CDS encoding YbgS-like family protein, producing the protein MNKFAIIFLTAAMTLGSGAAMAADSNNGDANASAEAGAAAGGAKQNLPPNNVDNSKINNGSMNTNSTATSGTSTGNMSAEQIHKNSMCKDGKCPDMNKKVDTKEGGGHVKHKTDGTTQ; encoded by the coding sequence ATGAATAAGTTTGCAATTATCTTTCTGACGGCAGCGATGACCCTGGGCAGCGGCGCGGCAATGGCTGCGGACAGTAATAACGGTGACGCGAATGCCTCAGCAGAAGCTGGCGCGGCGGCAGGCGGCGCGAAACAGAATCTGCCTCCCAATAATGTGGACAATAGCAAAATTAACAATGGCAGCATGAACACTAACAGCACTGCGACGTCTGGCACCAGCACTGGCAATATGTCAGCTGAGCAGATCCACAAAAATTCTATGTGTAAAGACGGTAAATGTCCGGATATGAATAAAAAGGTCGATACCAAAGAAGGTGGCGGCCATGTGAAACACAAAACGGACGGCACGACCCAATAA
- a CDS encoding response regulator transcription factor has product MASLLLIDDHPLVEVALEAACIHSPIPVKLHAAATEAEARQLLQQHQFDLIVLDIGLPDSDGLELLRRLRARDPHCPVLIYSAQQSRHTLLSAVSLGAAGYVVKSQSMAQLLSAILAVLGGQQAFPPLPERIELPLTEKEQQIVALLVRGLSNLQIGEQLHISNKTVSTHKKNILEKTGVQSVVELAELWKAQQ; this is encoded by the coding sequence ATGGCTTCACTGCTGCTTATTGATGATCATCCTTTAGTTGAAGTCGCGCTGGAAGCGGCCTGTATTCACTCCCCTATCCCGGTAAAACTGCACGCCGCCGCGACCGAAGCTGAGGCGCGTCAGCTTTTACAGCAGCATCAATTTGATCTTATTGTGCTCGATATCGGCCTGCCGGACAGTGATGGTCTCGAACTGTTGCGCCGTCTGCGCGCCCGCGATCCGCACTGCCCGGTGTTGATTTACTCCGCGCAGCAGAGTCGCCACACATTACTCAGCGCCGTTTCGCTCGGTGCGGCGGGTTATGTGGTGAAGAGTCAAAGCATGGCGCAGTTGCTCAGTGCGATTCTGGCCGTGCTTGGCGGACAGCAGGCGTTTCCACCGCTGCCTGAACGTATCGAACTGCCACTCACCGAGAAAGAGCAGCAAATTGTCGCACTACTGGTGCGCGGCCTCTCGAATTTGCAGATTGGTGAACAGTTGCATATCAGCAATAAAACCGTCAGCACCCACAAGAAAAACATTCTGGAGAAAACCGGCGTGCAGTCAGTGGTGGAACTAGCTGAACTGTGGAAAGCCCAACAGTGA
- a CDS encoding hybrid sensor histidine kinase/response regulator, which produces MESPTVKAILWLCLLLISFTVRADLQPASSVMLPAMMPAPHVEPWPQPTLRVAVPAQNSAPWAMQIGNRIWGIDADYLSALSQLTGTHFSLQSYADRAQQLAALERGDVDVVLSNEHAQLPENILVSDSWVNSPIRIYRNRDNQRAVMFNSENAQLTIAQATLAQLPDAFVQNHRWHSLPGDLQALYALLNQQSDYLVADETSAGFLLNQLQQGQIYQITADPGAGELSLRALARDPTLIHWLNTQLRLLPAEFSNRVQQRWSPPLLRYQDTQTLMLSAAEKQWLAAHSEIPYAAEVDNAPWSYRDGNGNARGFGIDLLNALSQSTGLRFTPHWVNNPQQAQTLMQQHQVMLNLLQPLNGDDASSNTLPVWRAIWGIYTLNTQQPMSWLSLQKQRVGVLRADLAQRLLPEDITPQLFDERAQLWQALNNGQIDALVDNVLSARWRMASHADNRVHLAFAASDVAWPLAPQVSQDQPQLQALLDHALQQIPPDTLNQMRINWSQPPQPGTSMAMRNVPLMILMAAGMIIVLLLVLLLRRYLQQRRDRLQREQAERANAAKSQFLATASHELRTPMQAILGLLELEQQQHPSERLTLMHSSARSLMALLNDLQDHARIENQSFRLAPHPLNLADWLQQQQQFYHPLMRESGPILLVEALTPLPTRVMLDGDRLQQVVNNLVANALKFTRQGEVRLSLAVTDRIQFTVTDSGSGIPLSEQAQLFEPWYQAPSGKSHAVQGSGLGLFICREIVQRMGGQLTLTSAPEQGTTVEVILPLDICEDAPTERHAAWPRYPHLRVAIVDDHPTNLLVLQQQLAQFAITAQVFEEGRSLLRADALQPFDVLLIDQMMPRPDGLTLLRILRRRQQRRSKPALRVLCSADVQLLKIALQEDEALLLKPIELDHLAALLARTVRDPLRQLPDSLLILAQHNEAFIPRICQTLQRTLQQDRDALLAASLQPDWPAVERAAHRMKGSWLLLGMDEIAEYCQQLTDQAKQQRLDDDAFNLLISLTNRLLEQLESYGTHSFSRRA; this is translated from the coding sequence GTGGAAAGCCCAACAGTGAAAGCCATTCTCTGGCTGTGTCTGCTGCTGATTAGCTTTACAGTGCGAGCCGACCTACAGCCTGCCAGCAGCGTGATGCTCCCCGCCATGATGCCTGCACCGCATGTCGAGCCATGGCCGCAACCCACCTTACGCGTTGCCGTGCCGGCGCAAAACAGCGCGCCCTGGGCGATGCAAATTGGCAATCGTATCTGGGGCATTGATGCCGATTACCTCAGCGCGCTGAGCCAATTGACCGGCACGCACTTTAGCCTGCAAAGTTACGCCGATCGCGCCCAGCAGTTGGCAGCACTTGAGCGCGGTGACGTCGATGTCGTGCTGAGCAACGAACATGCGCAGTTGCCGGAAAACATCCTGGTTAGCGACAGTTGGGTTAACAGCCCGATCCGCATCTACCGCAATCGTGATAATCAACGCGCGGTGATGTTCAACAGTGAAAACGCCCAGCTCACCATCGCGCAAGCAACACTGGCGCAGCTGCCTGATGCCTTTGTGCAAAACCATCGCTGGCACAGCCTGCCCGGCGATTTGCAGGCGCTGTATGCGCTGCTCAATCAGCAAAGTGACTATCTGGTGGCGGATGAAACCAGCGCCGGATTTCTGCTTAACCAGCTGCAGCAGGGACAGATTTACCAGATCACCGCCGATCCCGGCGCCGGTGAACTGTCGCTACGGGCGCTGGCGCGCGATCCCACGCTGATTCACTGGCTCAATACTCAGTTACGTCTGCTGCCCGCAGAGTTCAGTAATCGCGTGCAACAGCGCTGGAGTCCGCCATTGCTGCGCTATCAGGATACGCAAACGCTGATGCTGTCGGCTGCCGAGAAGCAGTGGCTGGCCGCACACAGTGAGATTCCTTATGCCGCAGAAGTGGATAACGCCCCCTGGAGCTATCGCGATGGCAACGGTAATGCGCGCGGTTTTGGCATTGATCTGCTTAATGCGTTAAGCCAAAGCACCGGATTGCGCTTTACGCCGCACTGGGTAAACAATCCACAACAGGCGCAGACGCTGATGCAACAACATCAGGTGATGCTCAATCTGTTACAGCCTTTGAATGGCGACGATGCCAGCAGCAACACACTGCCGGTATGGCGTGCAATTTGGGGGATCTACACGCTTAACACGCAGCAGCCGATGAGTTGGCTCTCTCTGCAAAAGCAGCGTGTGGGCGTACTGCGAGCCGATCTGGCGCAACGCTTGCTGCCTGAAGACATCACGCCCCAACTGTTCGATGAGCGTGCGCAACTCTGGCAAGCCCTGAACAATGGGCAGATTGATGCGCTGGTGGATAATGTACTGTCTGCACGCTGGCGCATGGCCAGCCACGCGGATAATCGTGTCCATTTAGCCTTTGCCGCCAGCGATGTTGCCTGGCCACTGGCACCTCAGGTGAGCCAGGATCAGCCGCAACTCCAGGCGCTGCTGGACCATGCACTGCAGCAAATCCCACCGGATACGCTCAATCAGATGCGCATTAACTGGTCACAGCCCCCCCAGCCCGGCACCAGTATGGCGATGCGCAATGTGCCGCTGATGATTTTGATGGCTGCCGGGATGATCATTGTGCTGCTGTTAGTGCTGCTGCTGCGCCGCTACCTGCAACAGCGGCGCGATCGCCTGCAGCGTGAACAGGCAGAGCGCGCTAACGCCGCCAAAAGTCAGTTCCTCGCCACCGCCAGCCACGAATTGCGCACGCCAATGCAGGCGATTCTCGGCCTGCTGGAGCTCGAACAGCAGCAGCATCCCAGCGAACGTTTGACACTGATGCACAGCAGTGCGCGCTCGCTGATGGCGCTGCTGAACGATCTGCAAGACCATGCGCGTATTGAGAATCAGAGTTTTCGCCTCGCACCGCATCCTCTCAATCTGGCAGATTGGCTGCAGCAACAGCAGCAGTTTTATCACCCTTTGATGCGTGAATCCGGTCCGATATTGTTGGTTGAGGCGCTCACGCCTTTGCCGACGCGCGTGATGCTGGATGGCGATCGCTTGCAGCAGGTGGTGAACAATCTGGTGGCCAACGCGCTGAAGTTCACGCGCCAGGGCGAAGTGCGGCTGTCGCTCGCCGTGACGGATCGGATTCAGTTCACGGTCACCGACAGCGGCAGCGGCATTCCACTCAGCGAACAGGCTCAGCTGTTTGAACCCTGGTATCAGGCTCCGTCTGGCAAAAGCCATGCGGTACAGGGCAGCGGGCTGGGTTTGTTTATCTGCCGCGAGATAGTGCAACGTATGGGCGGCCAGTTAACGCTGACTTCTGCGCCGGAGCAAGGCACCACGGTGGAGGTGATATTACCGCTCGACATTTGTGAGGATGCGCCCACCGAACGCCATGCTGCCTGGCCGCGCTATCCGCACCTGCGCGTGGCGATTGTCGATGACCATCCCACCAATCTGCTGGTATTGCAGCAGCAGCTGGCTCAATTCGCTATCACGGCGCAGGTGTTCGAAGAGGGGCGCAGCCTGTTGCGCGCCGATGCGCTTCAGCCGTTTGATGTGCTGTTGATTGACCAGATGATGCCGCGCCCGGATGGATTAACCCTGCTGCGCATTTTACGTCGCCGCCAGCAGCGCCGCAGCAAGCCGGCACTGCGCGTGCTCTGCTCTGCCGATGTGCAACTGCTGAAGATCGCGTTGCAAGAGGACGAAGCACTGTTGTTGAAACCGATTGAGCTCGATCATCTGGCAGCACTGCTGGCACGGACGGTGCGCGATCCGCTCCGTCAATTGCCTGACAGTTTATTGATTCTGGCACAGCACAATGAGGCCTTTATCCCGCGGATTTGCCAGACACTGCAACGCACGCTGCAGCAGGATCGCGATGCGCTGCTGGCCGCCAGCCTCCAGCCTGACTGGCCCGCTGT